The proteins below are encoded in one region of Portunus trituberculatus isolate SZX2019 chromosome 17, ASM1759143v1, whole genome shotgun sequence:
- the LOC123505049 gene encoding 3'-5' exoribonuclease 1-like gives MEEARKTSCQLSEVDVLNLGSGEAQHENTNQSETKLASTVDEEGNEDSAPDAEELSTSKYSHPVYRELSILNGKINKLNVAQLKSHLRELNLETSGKKSVLQKRLKSHIGQQKLKESGKEDETASHRNLYYDYYLVIDFEATCDEHQNPATYRHEIIEFPAQLVSTKRGQIINHFHSFVRPVINPRLTEFCTNLTGITQDKVNFAPTFPEVLKQFEAWLEERGLTSSETRMTVLTDGSWDMGRFLYQQCSISGLPYPSWGKQWINIRKSFCNFLKTKKMCLRDMLNHLGMKFQGQPHSGLDDSKNIARVAIRLLKDGANLRVNERINIRKDGIYNPRERVVNNINRHNFEGIKKKHRLVGNDKNDNSSPDQSNLGNVSDSEYDDSKHEESEPLWPDIGNVKEFPDLVKTNVMKET, from the exons atggaagaagcaagaaaaacatCTTGCCAACTCTCAGAAGTTGATGTGCTTAACTTGGGAAGTGGCGAGGCACAGCATGAAAACACAAACCAGTCAGAGACTAAGCTTGCATCAACAgttgatgaagaaggaaatgag GATTCTGCACCTGATGCTGAAGAACTTTCAACTTCAAAATACTCCCACCCAGTTTACCGAGAATTGTCCATCctgaatggaaaaataaacaagttgAATGTTGCACAGTTGAAGA GCCACCTAAGAGAACTTAATCTTGAGACCTCTGGAAAGAAATCTGTCTTGCAGAAACGCCTGAAATCTCATATTGGTCAACAGAAACTAAAAGAatcaggaaaggaagatgaaacagCCAGTCATCGCAATctctactatgactactacttgGTGATTGATTTTGAGGCAACCTGTGATGAACACCAGAATCCAGCAACATATAG ACATGAGATTATAGAATTTCCTGCCCAGCTCGTATCTACAAAGAGAGGCCAGATTATTAACCACTTCCACTCATTTGTTAGACCAGTTATCAACCCACGTCTAACAGAGTTTTGCACCAACCTCACTGGAATCACTCAG GATAAGGTGAATTTTGCACCCACCTTCCCAGAAGTCCTCAAGCAGTTCGAAGCATGGCTAGAAGAACGGGGACTGACTTCCTCAGAGACCAGAATGACAGTACTCACTGATGGTTCATGGGACATGGGCAGGTTCCTTTATCAGCAGTGCAGT aTTTCTGGATTGCCTTATCCAAGCTGGGGAAAACAATGGATTAATATAAGAAAGAGTTTTTGTAACTTCCTTAAGACAAAGAAG ATGTGTCTCAGAGATATGCTAAATCATTTAGGTATGAAGTTCCAAGGTCAACCTCATAGTGGCCTGGATGACTCTAAGAATATTGCTCGGGTGGCCATTCGCTTGCTGAAGGATGGGGCAAACCTGCGAGTCAATGAAAGGATAAACATCAGGAAGGATGGGATCTATAATCCAAG AGAGCGTGTGGTGAACAACATTAATCGGCACAACTTTGAGGGAATCAAGAAGAAGCATCGACTTGTTGGAAATGACAAGAACGACAATTCATCCCCTGATCAAAGCAACTTGGGAAATGTCAGTGATTCAGAATATGATGACTCAAAACATGAGGAAAGTGAACCGCTATGGCCTGACATAGGGAATGTGAAGGAATTTCCTGATCTAGTAAAAACAAATGTGATGAAAGAGACATGA